The following proteins are encoded in a genomic region of Maribacter hydrothermalis:
- a CDS encoding DUF4301 family protein: MIKLTDNDQKQLQKKGISKESMLSHINTFKEGIPFVNLKNAAVIGNGILKFSDTEEIELIAFYDNKIKGLDILKFVPASGAASRMFKALFNFLDVYDPNEESLDEYLKRTNDKDIKQFSEGLERFPFYQKVMDRIRITSNSQGEKVFRFITELLGENALNYGFYPKGLLPFHKYESSAATAFEEHLKEGALYAGSNGQATLHFTVSEQHKEMFETEFKEVAPKVSKDTGIKYNVDYSFQKSSTDTLAVDMDNNPFRNEDGSVLFRPGGHGALIQNLNEQDADVIFIKNIDNVAVMKDAKAVADSKKVLAGVLLKEQEKAFEYARMLDKGNVGDNQIEEIKKFLFTNLNVRFSDDFDSKSNADKLNILKDKINRPIRICGMVKNEGEPGGGPFWVTNGKGEVSLQIIESAQIDMDNKQQADILKNSTHFNPVDLVCAVRNYKGQKYDLLKFVDEKQGFITGKTKDGKELKALELPGLWNGAMAFWNTIFVEVPLVTFNPVKSVVDLLKESHQAS; the protein is encoded by the coding sequence ATGATAAAACTAACTGACAACGACCAAAAGCAATTACAGAAAAAAGGAATTTCTAAAGAAAGTATGTTGAGTCATATCAACACATTTAAAGAAGGTATACCCTTTGTAAATCTTAAGAATGCAGCCGTTATAGGTAATGGTATTCTTAAATTTTCTGATACAGAAGAAATAGAGCTAATAGCATTTTATGATAATAAAATTAAAGGACTTGATATTTTAAAATTTGTACCTGCTTCTGGTGCAGCTTCTAGAATGTTCAAAGCATTATTTAATTTTCTGGATGTATATGACCCTAATGAGGAATCCCTAGATGAGTATTTGAAAAGAACCAATGATAAAGATATTAAGCAGTTTTCTGAAGGTTTAGAGCGTTTTCCTTTTTACCAAAAGGTTATGGATAGAATACGAATTACTTCTAATTCACAGGGAGAGAAAGTTTTTAGATTTATCACGGAGTTATTAGGCGAAAATGCGCTAAACTACGGTTTTTATCCAAAGGGTTTGTTGCCGTTTCATAAGTATGAATCTTCGGCAGCAACTGCTTTTGAAGAGCATTTAAAAGAAGGGGCATTGTATGCAGGGTCTAACGGACAGGCAACATTACATTTTACAGTTTCTGAGCAACATAAAGAAATGTTCGAAACCGAATTTAAAGAAGTTGCTCCTAAAGTCTCAAAGGATACAGGAATTAAATATAATGTAGATTATTCATTTCAAAAATCATCGACAGACACCTTGGCAGTAGATATGGACAATAATCCGTTTAGAAATGAAGATGGATCTGTATTATTTAGGCCAGGTGGTCATGGTGCATTAATTCAGAATTTAAACGAGCAAGATGCAGATGTAATCTTTATTAAAAATATTGATAACGTTGCAGTAATGAAAGATGCAAAAGCCGTTGCAGATAGTAAAAAAGTTTTGGCAGGAGTACTTTTAAAAGAGCAAGAAAAAGCTTTTGAATATGCAAGGATGCTGGATAAAGGAAATGTTGGAGATAATCAAATAGAAGAAATCAAGAAATTTTTGTTTACCAACTTAAATGTTCGGTTCTCAGATGACTTCGATTCAAAATCAAATGCTGATAAACTAAACATCCTAAAAGATAAAATCAATAGACCTATTCGTATTTGCGGTATGGTAAAAAATGAAGGTGAGCCTGGGGGTGGTCCGTTTTGGGTTACTAATGGTAAGGGTGAGGTTTCATTACAGATTATAGAGTCTGCCCAAATAGATATGGATAATAAACAACAAGCAGATATTCTTAAGAATTCAACTCATTTTAATCCGGTTGACTTAGTTTGTGCCGTTCGTAATTATAAAGGTCAAAAATATGACCTTTTAAAATTTGTGGATGAGAAACAAGGTTTTATTACCGGTAAAACAAAAGACGGTAAAGAATTAAAGGCACTTGAACTCCCGGGTTTATGGAACGGTGCTATGGCATTCTGGAATACAATTTTTGTAGAAGTGCCATTGGTTACGTTTAATCCGGTAAAAAGTGTGGTAGATCTTTTAAAAGAATCGCATCAGGCTTCTTAA
- a CDS encoding AAA family ATPase, whose protein sequence is MEEKYRQEPSNVIKVVLFGPESTGKTTLSEQLARHYHTVWVPEYARNYLQDKWNNERKTCEPHDLLPIAEGQMRLENELTKKATDILICDTDLLETKVYSEAYYIGNCDPVLEKYALENTYDLYLLTYIDIPWEADDLRDKPNEREEMFNYFKDTLEKYGKNFIILKGNKKQRLEKAINHIDQILNK, encoded by the coding sequence ATGGAAGAAAAATATAGACAAGAACCTTCAAATGTCATAAAAGTGGTTCTTTTTGGCCCAGAATCGACTGGGAAGACAACCTTATCAGAACAATTGGCAAGGCATTACCATACCGTTTGGGTACCTGAGTATGCAAGAAATTATTTGCAAGATAAATGGAACAATGAACGTAAAACTTGTGAACCACATGATTTGTTGCCTATTGCAGAAGGGCAAATGCGTTTAGAGAATGAGTTGACTAAAAAAGCCACGGATATTCTTATATGTGATACTGATTTGTTAGAAACAAAAGTATATTCAGAGGCATATTACATTGGTAATTGTGATCCTGTATTAGAAAAGTATGCTTTAGAAAATACCTATGACCTCTATTTGTTGACTTATATAGATATTCCTTGGGAGGCCGATGATTTAAGGGATAAGCCAAATGAAAGAGAAGAAATGTTCAATTATTTTAAGGACACTTTAGAGAAGTACGGCAAAAATTTTATTATCTTAAAGGGGAATAAAAAACAACGATTAGAAAAGGCCATTAACCACATAGATCAGATATTAAATAAATGA
- the pnuC gene encoding nicotinamide riboside transporter PnuC, with translation MNPIFDYLFGQYADYNTLDITLEIVAVIFGLLSVWFSKQNNILVYPTGMVSTSIFVYLLLKWGLIGDMLINIYYFIMSLYGWYIWTRKVDAEHYTPISRVTKKENITSVFIFIGTIIFVFTVYQVFDKWNSWTAYVDTITTAVFFVGMWLMAKRKVENWIYWIIGDIISVPLYFYKGFTFTSFQYLIFTILAIYGYNAWKKNIDKNLQMS, from the coding sequence ATGAACCCCATTTTTGATTATCTCTTTGGCCAATATGCTGATTATAATACTTTAGATATTACGCTTGAAATTGTAGCTGTAATTTTTGGATTATTATCTGTGTGGTTCTCTAAGCAGAATAATATTTTAGTGTACCCTACTGGGATGGTTAGTACATCAATTTTTGTATATCTACTACTTAAATGGGGCTTAATAGGTGATATGTTAATTAATATATATTACTTTATAATGAGTTTATACGGGTGGTATATTTGGACAAGAAAGGTGGATGCAGAACATTATACCCCAATTTCTCGGGTAACCAAAAAAGAAAATATCACCTCAGTTTTCATTTTTATAGGTACGATTATTTTCGTGTTTACGGTGTATCAAGTTTTTGACAAGTGGAATAGTTGGACAGCTTATGTTGATACTATAACAACAGCCGTATTTTTTGTAGGTATGTGGTTAATGGCTAAAAGAAAAGTAGAAAATTGGATATATTGGATCATAGGAGATATAATTTCAGTGCCGTTATACTTTTATAAAGGATTTACGTTTACTAGTTTTCAATATCTAATTTTCACAATATTGGCCATTTACGGCTATAATGCATGGAAGAAAAATATAGACAAGAACCTTCAAATGTCATAA
- a CDS encoding thiamine-binding protein → MNISVELTFSPLQDDFEEHIINFIKKLRECGLTVLENPLSTQLYGSYDDVMAVLNKEIKIAFELMDRGLLFMKIVKSDRSDYEPHF, encoded by the coding sequence ATGAATATATCAGTAGAATTAACCTTTTCGCCATTGCAGGACGATTTTGAAGAGCACATAATTAATTTCATAAAAAAATTACGTGAATGTGGTTTAACGGTTCTTGAAAATCCGTTGAGCACACAACTTTATGGTTCTTATGATGATGTGATGGCGGTTTTGAATAAAGAAATTAAAATAGCATTTGAGCTTATGGACCGCGGACTCCTATTCATGAAAATAGTTAAATCTGATAGAAGCGACTATGAACCCCATTTTTGA
- a CDS encoding 4'-phosphopantetheinyl transferase family protein, whose translation MPLYKTITVNEETSLAIWKVEETEEKLWEKVKLTSHCQTRFNGMKSELHRKAFLSIRHLLAEYGYEDADLIYDENGKPHLKDGNFISITHSHNFTGIIISTTEHVGIDIEMQRDKILRIAHKFTPFEEYKTLANTAAVVRKLTIVWGAKESLYKIYGHKGLSFLEHINVKDFLFDAQKTTAQITFKGNLSHYKIKFLEFEAFTCVYATRDKELN comes from the coding sequence ATGCCGCTTTACAAAACTATAACAGTAAATGAAGAAACCTCCCTTGCCATATGGAAGGTTGAAGAGACCGAAGAAAAGTTGTGGGAAAAGGTAAAGCTGACTTCACACTGCCAAACTAGGTTTAATGGGATGAAATCTGAACTTCACAGGAAGGCATTTTTAAGCATCAGGCATTTGTTGGCAGAATATGGATATGAAGATGCTGATTTAATTTATGATGAGAACGGAAAGCCTCATTTAAAAGACGGCAATTTTATCTCTATCACCCATTCGCATAATTTCACTGGAATCATCATTAGTACAACAGAACATGTGGGTATTGATATTGAAATGCAACGCGATAAAATTCTAAGAATAGCACATAAATTCACTCCTTTCGAGGAATATAAAACGTTGGCAAATACTGCTGCAGTAGTAAGGAAGTTGACCATTGTGTGGGGCGCAAAAGAATCACTTTATAAAATTTACGGACATAAAGGACTAAGCTTTTTAGAGCATATAAATGTTAAAGATTTTTTGTTTGATGCGCAAAAGACCACGGCACAAATTACATTCAAAGGAAATTTGTCTCACTATAAGATTAAATTTCTGGAGTTTGAAGCATTCACCTGTGTCTATGCTACTAGAGATAAAGAATTGAATTAA